In the genome of Candidatus Edwardsbacteria bacterium, the window GGCCCGGACCACCGCACAGTTGAGAGCATCGTGGCAGGCCTCGATCCATACCGGAATCATCTTTGATTGCCGCAATATACTGCACCGGGACCGGGTCACGCCGGATAAAAATTATCGCCAACAGCTGGCATCGCTGTCGGTTAGCTATAGATTTTAGGAACCATTGGCGGACAGGCGGACTCTAACCAATATAGTAAATTTCTAAAGATACTTAACTCCTTGCTCAATATAGATTTAGCCTCATGGATCGATCTTAATATTCACCGGAACTTTTCAGTAACAATATTACTCTAACCTACAGATAATCGACACTATGCCTGAAAAACAGCGGCCGGAATTTGAAGAAGTACTGGATAAATACGGACAGAAGCTGTTCAACCTGATGCTCCGGCTGACCGGCAACTACCACTGGGCCCAGGATCTGACCCAGGATGTTCTTTTGATAGCCCACCGCGAATACCACAAGTTCCGGGGGGACTCCGATGTCTTCACCTGGATATACCGCATCGCCGTCAACCATCAACGCCGGCAGGCCCGCAAGATGCGGGTCCGAAGCTGGCTGGGCTTCGAGGACGTCTCCAGTGATGTGTTGTCCACCGATATTACGGCTGCCGACCCGGCCGAAAGCAGCGAAAGAACCAAGGTGGTGGCCCGGGCGGTATCCGCCCTGCCGGAGGATTTTAAAGAGACCGTGGTGCTGCATTATTTTCAGGACCAAAGCTGCCAACAGATCGCCAAAATAATGAACTGCTCGGAGGGAACAGTAAAATCCAGACTGTGGCGGGGCCGTAAGATCCTGGCCCAGAAACTAAAAGGTTACGTATCAGAAACAGGAGTGTGATAAAATGGATTGTCGAAAAATCGAAAAATATCTGCAAGAAAACCCCGGGGCCCCGCTGCCCGGGGAGCTGCAGGAACATCTGACAAGATGCCAGGACTGCTCCCTGCGATGGCAGGAGCAGAGGGCCCTGAGCGATGTTCTAAAAACATTTCCTCAGGCGGAGCTTCCGGCCTACCTGGGCGCCAAAGCCCTGGCCCGGCTGGAGGGACGGCAGAGGGTCTCCGGCAAAAAGATGCTGGAGCCGGGCTGGCTGACCCTGGCCGCCCCGGCCATGGCCCTGATCGTGGCTTTCTCCGCCCTGGTGATGCGTTACGAATATAGTCCTCAATACACAGACATTCCGAACCGCCCTGTATCTATCCAGAACCAAGGTAATAATACCGCCGCTCCGGGGTCTGTCCAAAATCAGCCATCAAATATTTTATCTCAGATATATCCGGTCTGGCCGTCCGACCAGGATGTGGTCGGCCGCGGGGATCTGACCATTATGGCCTCGCTGTATCCCGACCATCAGGGAAAGGTGCAGGTCCTGCTGGACGATATCGATGTCTCGGCCGGATCGACCATCAGCCGTCAGCATATCTCCTATGATCCCAAGTCCCTGGGGGCCGGAGAACATATGGTCAGGGTAGTGCTGCAGCAGGCTGATGGAAGCTATCAAACGGCCAGTTGGCGCTTTTATCTGCTGGAGGAACCATCATGAAAAAGATGCATTTAATACTGATCCCATTGCTGCTGATATCAGCGGCAGCTCTGCAGGCCGCCGGGCTTCAGGTCTCGCCCAATCCGGCAGAGGTCCAGGTCAATACTGCCGTTGCTTTCACCATCCAGGGCTTGGAGCCCGGTGGGTCGTTAAACTGGGAGGTCGTTCCGGCCACTCTGGGAAATATTGACCAAAGCGGGTTTTTCACTGCATCCGGCAAGCCGGGCCGGGGGATGGTACGGGCCATAGCCAAAAACAAGGAAGGCCGGACCGTGCTGGGACACGCCATGATAAAAGTTTTGGGGAACAAACCCGGCCGCCTTACGGTATCGGTATCGCCGGCCAGGGCCGAACTCAAGATCGGCCAAACCCTGCGTTTTACCGCTCGGATTATGCTGCCAGATGAAAATATCAAAAC includes:
- a CDS encoding sigma-70 family RNA polymerase sigma factor, with the protein product MPEKQRPEFEEVLDKYGQKLFNLMLRLTGNYHWAQDLTQDVLLIAHREYHKFRGDSDVFTWIYRIAVNHQRRQARKMRVRSWLGFEDVSSDVLSTDITAADPAESSERTKVVARAVSALPEDFKETVVLHYFQDQSCQQIAKIMNCSEGTVKSRLWRGRKILAQKLKGYVSETGV